A stretch of DNA from Nonlabens ponticola:
CCATTAGGTTTGATATTATGTGAGTTAGTAACAAACAGTCTCAAACATGGATTAAAAAATGAAAAGAAAGGGATCATAACCGTACTTCTCAAAAAAGAACACGAGAATTGGTACTTCAAGTATAAAGATAATGGTAGCGGACTCGAGGCAGTTGAAAGCAATGAAGATGGCAAAGTAGGATTACAATTAATCACTTTGCTGGTTGATGAGTTGGGTGGCACATGGGAATCAAGTAACAACAACGGTTTTATTTTTCAGATGAATTTTTAAATGAAAGGACTCTTAAAACAAACAGTGTATGTTGTCGAGGACATGGGCGTTACACGCGCCAGTTTACTCAATACATTAAGTCGCAATAATTTTCTTGTTATGGGTAGTGCCGCAACTGCAGAGACTGCATGGATGGAACTACAATCATTCAAGAAATGCCCAAATGTGGTATTGGTCGATATCAATCTTAAGGGTACAAAAAACGGCTTATGGCTGGGAAATAAAATCATGAACCATTTGAAAAGCGCGGTTGTATTCTTAACCGCTTCTAGCGATAAGAAACACTTGCGTGAAATTACAGAAATGCAAGCAGCTGGATATATCATGAAGCCATTCAATAATCCAACGCTACTCACGATGATTGATATGGCGCTGAGGCGTAATGAAGATAAGGTACAAGATGCTGCCGCTGCGACCAATAGTGTTTTTGTAAAAACTAGAAATGGGTTGCAAAAAATAAATCTTGAAGAGATCATCTACCTGCAATCAGAAGTGAACTATGTCCACATCCATCTATTGAATAATGTTCACACGTCAAGATCAAAACTTATTGAAATGAAAGAAGTGTTGAACTTGCCATCGAATTTTATAAGAGTGCATAGGCGGTACATCATCAATAAGAAACAGATCAAGAGCTTGCATTCTCAAAGTCTCACGATGATCGATGACCTAGAAATTGTATGGTCTAAAAAGTATATTGAGAGCAGTTCTATTTTATACCCTTAAAACCACAAGGTATTCGCGTCAAGAAGATCATATTTTCAAGGAGATTCTATCTTATTTCTCTTGTTCAAATAGTAAATGGCAACTAATAATCGGTGAACTGAGAGCCTAAACGTATTACTTCACAATTTGAGCCAACTACTTCACGGATTGGATCTCAATGAAAATGTTTGTCAATTGCTTAACTATATTTGAGTAATCAAGTAGCAGGATATATACTTTACATATTACAATAGCCATGAAATCCAGCAGGTGTAGGGACTTGTTAGATCTAATGGCTATTTATTTTTGAGTTTTTTTACTTTCTCAATACGTCCTGTATATCATCCAGTTTTTTAAACATTGCAGCTGCAAAAGGACACAGTGGCAAAATCTTAATATCCTTTTCACGAGCCATCTCTACAATTTTGTAGAGCAGTTCTTTACCAACGCTTTTACCAGCAAAATCGTCCTCAACCTCTGTATGATCAATGATAATAAAGTCTGACCCTGGAATGGAGTAGGTCATCACACCAGCGCGTTTACCATCTTCTCGTGCCATGGCAAAACCCTTATTGTCTCTTTCAGTTATCGTTATTTCCATGACTTAAAGATACGATGGGCAATGCAATTTCAACGCAAGAAGAAGTAAGCCCAAATTACTTTCTTAATCTGTTTCTGCGACGTGATTTTCCTTTTGGCAACAAGTCTGTCAAATCGTTTATAGGATTGAACACACTATCGTCTGCCTCGATAAAAATGGTAAGGTGGTCCTTCATTTTAGCGTTCCATAGTCCATCTTGCTCAATGAATTTCACTTGTTGGCCTTCAATAGATCTCTCAGTAATCGTACACGCGCCAGGCTCGCTGTAATCTGCAAGATCAAAATCGTTTCCCTTATAATCGTTAGTGTACAAGAACATACTTGCAAAGCTATAATGAGACGCACTTTCTAGTGCCGCTTTCTGATATTCGTCGCTAGAATCTATCTGGTTTTTGTTTATTATTTGAAGCGTCTCAATATTTCTTGAATTCGTTGCCCAGAAAGCGACATCGCCCGTATTATCTTTCATAGGCGCTACGGCAGCGACACGTATAGGTGCGTTGAGTAGGTGATAGATGGTACTTAAGGTACCTTCTGTACTTTGTTTAAGGGCAACCTTAAAATCAAGATGGAAGTAACGTTTTAAGAACTTCCCTAGTTTGCGTCGCTCCATTTTAGTCAGTTCACCGTTTTCTAATTTGGCAAGATATTTATGTACCTGATTCACCACATAGATGAGATAACCAGTCATGATTTTTTTATGCTTCACATATGCTTTCATGTTCACTCGTTGCGGTACATTATTTACGCTAGAGATATGAATGATTTCTGATTCTACATCGTTAAGATTAGACAACAAACTACCGTGACCAGATGGCTGCATCACTCGATCACCAGTTTGATCGATGGCCAGTTCATTATTCTCATTTAAACAGTATACATCGCTTGCAGGATCTTGAATAGTGGTTTGTATGTCAAGATCAGGAAATTGAGCTGCTTTTGATTCTAATTGCTCTTGAAATAGTTGGTTACGCTTTTGAGGCACTGTAAACGTCAGGTTACTCGCTGTAAATGTTGAAGCCAGGGCATCGTGCAAACTCACATGTTGATCAAAGGCTGTTGCAGCCTCATTGTCGGTACGATGTAGCGGTATTAATGCAACGGGCAAACTGGTTAGGTTAAGTTTATCGGTAGTTAATAAGAACTTCACCATATCTAATCTACCGTGATTGATGTCAACCGCATTTAATAAGGTTTCTTTGATCTCATCTTGCACCAATGGATAGAAAGGTAGCCGTTTCAGGTGCTTAAAAAAATCATTGAGATTATAGCAGCCATGACTATTGATGTAAGTACTAACGCTTTGCTCGCTGGGATCATAATTGTGGGCAAATTGCACCAGATCTTGCAATAATCTCGTTCCAGAACCACTTGCCGGTATAAAGTCTGTGTAGGAATATTGCGCTGCTTTTTTCTTGAATTTCTTTAGGAAACGCCTGCGTTTAGTCGCGCTCAGTTTTAAAATTCCATCCTTTAAACGTGCAGGCCTTGTGACCGTTGTATGATGATTGTCGTATAATATCGATTTGAGAATTTTATCTGCCTCGTCATAATTTTTTGTATCGGTAAGGGTCGCGTCGTTCATGGATAATAAATAATGGGTAGACAGCATTATTGCCGTCGCAAATGTTTGACAAATCTATCCTACGCTATTTCCTACAACGTTAACACTATTGGAATTACCAATTTCTTAAGAGCGATAATGTTAATCATCAGCGGTTTTTAAGATTATCTATGGTACAGGAACACGTATTAGAACCGTTCTTTGTCGCATGAGAAAAGGTGATGCATTTCTTGCAATAGTTGGTTTAGGAGCAAGAGGTTTACATGCACTAGAGCTGTTTTTTATTACGCTTTCGCGAAAGCAAAATCACAACAACCTCACTGCAATCATCTTTGAGTCTAGGAATATTCTAGGCACTGGACCGGCTTGGGATCCATGGCAATCGCCAGTAGTATTAAGCAACATCTCTGATAGGGCGCTCGAGACCTTGCACGGGCGTGAGGCATTCAAAATAGATAATGTTAGTATAGAAGAATTTCCCAGTTATTGGGAATGGTTGCGAGAAGAACGAGGTTCATTTTTGAGCGACGATATAGATACATTTTCACAGCGACAAACTACTGGCCAATACTTAAAAGAAAGAACCCAATCCATTCTTGAACCGCTTGTTGCGAATAATTTAGTGAGCATTGTTAGAGAAAGAATTATTGATTTACAGAAAACGGATTTTGACATAAAATTGACTACCGAGACTTCTAAGGATTATCGCGTACAACGTTTGATTCTCGCACAAGGTCGAGTAGACATGAA
This window harbors:
- a CDS encoding DUF4301 family protein, yielding MNDATLTDTKNYDEADKILKSILYDNHHTTVTRPARLKDGILKLSATKRRRFLKKFKKKAAQYSYTDFIPASGSGTRLLQDLVQFAHNYDPSEQSVSTYINSHGCYNLNDFFKHLKRLPFYPLVQDEIKETLLNAVDINHGRLDMVKFLLTTDKLNLTSLPVALIPLHRTDNEAATAFDQHVSLHDALASTFTASNLTFTVPQKRNQLFQEQLESKAAQFPDLDIQTTIQDPASDVYCLNENNELAIDQTGDRVMQPSGHGSLLSNLNDVESEIIHISSVNNVPQRVNMKAYVKHKKIMTGYLIYVVNQVHKYLAKLENGELTKMERRKLGKFLKRYFHLDFKVALKQSTEGTLSTIYHLLNAPIRVAAVAPMKDNTGDVAFWATNSRNIETLQIINKNQIDSSDEYQKAALESASHYSFASMFLYTNDYKGNDFDLADYSEPGACTITERSIEGQQVKFIEQDGLWNAKMKDHLTIFIEADDSVFNPINDLTDLLPKGKSRRRNRLRK
- a CDS encoding GNAT family N-acetyltransferase; translation: MEITITERDNKGFAMAREDGKRAGVMTYSIPGSDFIIIDHTEVEDDFAGKSVGKELLYKIVEMAREKDIKILPLCPFAAAMFKKLDDIQDVLRK
- a CDS encoding LytR/AlgR family response regulator transcription factor; the protein is MKGLLKQTVYVVEDMGVTRASLLNTLSRNNFLVMGSAATAETAWMELQSFKKCPNVVLVDINLKGTKNGLWLGNKIMNHLKSAVVFLTASSDKKHLREITEMQAAGYIMKPFNNPTLLTMIDMALRRNEDKVQDAAAATNSVFVKTRNGLQKINLEEIIYLQSEVNYVHIHLLNNVHTSRSKLIEMKEVLNLPSNFIRVHRRYIINKKQIKSLHSQSLTMIDDLEIVWSKKYIESSSILYP